From a single Aricia agestis chromosome 17, ilAriAges1.1, whole genome shotgun sequence genomic region:
- the LOC121735693 gene encoding uncharacterized protein LOC121735693: MEKLQFEFTLLPSSDGKSNILCITSIGTPDSKVYAIPEELQGVSHHKTLCSTTSFTKVKNSLKKRYQKRRIWITLSKELSETYLDADNNIQFNDQYLEEISIEKSLTGNTLPTETERLEKIFVRFLENTQTSSNKQQNLKNIAEKFVIEKFTTRNPNASQWIEMFEKECIRCDVTTDESKIEVLRLFLDKSCLDWYNSMIIKLSMNSDWSQWKDKFCHSFINKGWNPVIYALSFKYKEGLLVDYAMRKEKLLLEMRKSIDTDTLIDIIAAGLPEFILNKIDRESLKDTVDLFNELGKYEHLMNRRSRITPRKYENQKYVSKNEEKSPCKICDKLNKGTRYHPEATCWCRSNENGQVKKRDYKHVNNSVIEAELITDQKNEL; this comes from the coding sequence aTGGAAAAACTTCAATTCGAATTTACTTTGTTGCCTAGTAGTGATGGAAaatctaatattttatgtataacctCAATTGGCACACCGGACAGCAAAGTATATGCTATACCAGAAGAATTACAAGGAGTTAGTCATCATAAGACCTTATGTTCTACTACATCCTttactaaagtaaaaaatagcTTAAAGAAACGATACCAAAAAAGAAGAATATGGATAACCTTGTCAAAAGAACTGTCCGAAACTTATCTAGATGcagataataatattcaatttaaTGACCAGTATTTGGAGGAAATAAGTATAGAGAAATCCCTTACTGGTAATACATTGCCAACGGAAACAGAaagattagaaaaaatatttgtgagGTTCCTGGAAAATACTCAAACTAGCAGCAATAAGCAACAGAATTTGAAAAATATAGCAGAAAAATTTGTGATAGAAAAATTTACAACAAGAAATCCAAATGCAAGTCAATGGATTGAGATGTTTGAGAAAGAGTGCATTCGATGTGATGTCACAACCGAtgaaagtaaaattgaagtactcCGATTATTTTTGGACAAAAGTTGTTTAGACTGGTACAATTCAatgattataaaattatcaatGAATTCAGATTGGTCGCAATGGAAAGATAAGTTTTGTCATTCATTTATCAATAAAGGTTGGAATCCAGTGATATATGCATTATCTTTTAAATATAAAGAGGGTTTACTAGTGGATTATGCAATGAGAAAGGAGAAACTATTATTGGAGATGAGAAAATCAATAGATACAGATACTTTAATTGATATCATTGCGGCTGGTTTACCAGAATTCATATTAAACAAGATTGACAGGGAATCCTTAAAAGACACAGTAGATTTATTTAACGAACTCGGTAAATATGAACACCTGATGAACAGAAGAAGTAGGATAACTCCAAGGAAATATGAAAACCAGAAGTATGTGAGTAAAAATGAAGAGAAAAGTCCATGTAAAATATGTGACAAGTTAAATAAAGGTACCCGTTACCATCCGGAAGCTACTTGCTGGTGTCGGTCAAATGAAAATGGACAAGTTAAAAAAAGGGACTATAAACATGTTAACAACTCTGTGATTGAAGCTGAATTGATAACTGACCAAAAAAACGAGTTGTAA